The Mycolicibacterium smegmatis genome has a window encoding:
- a CDS encoding NAD-dependent succinate-semialdehyde dehydrogenase — MTQYAVTDPATAEVVATYPTATDAEVQAAIEAAHKTGRTWAKSTTVAERAALIRKVAELHEQRREQLADVIVREMGKPRDQSLGEVDFCAAIYQYYADNAEKFLADEPIELLDGEGSAVIKRSPIGVLLGIMPWNYPYYQVARFAGPNLVVGNTILLKHAPQCPESAELLQLLFLEAGFPQGAYVDIRATNEQVANIIADPRVAAVSLTGSERAGAAVAEIAGRNLKKCVLELGGSDPFIVLSTDDLDATVQAAVDGRMENTGQACNAAKRFIVNESIYDDFLAKFTEKLLAAGEGIAPLSSEQAAVRLEDQVKSAVEAGAKLTAAGERKGAFFPPAVLTGVTEDNPVYRQELFGPVAVVYKAGSEEEAVQIANDTPFGLGSYVFTTDSEQAARVADKIEAGMVFVNAVGAEGAELPFGGVKRSGFGRELGRYGIDEFVNKKLIRVVD, encoded by the coding sequence ATGACCCAATATGCAGTCACAGATCCGGCGACCGCCGAGGTCGTCGCCACCTATCCGACCGCGACCGACGCCGAGGTCCAGGCCGCGATCGAGGCTGCTCACAAGACCGGCCGCACCTGGGCGAAGAGCACGACCGTCGCGGAGCGCGCCGCGCTGATCCGCAAGGTGGCCGAGCTGCACGAGCAGCGTCGCGAGCAGCTCGCCGACGTCATCGTCCGCGAGATGGGCAAGCCCCGCGACCAGTCGCTTGGCGAGGTCGACTTCTGCGCGGCCATCTATCAGTACTACGCCGATAACGCCGAGAAGTTCCTGGCCGACGAGCCGATCGAACTGCTCGACGGCGAGGGCAGCGCCGTGATCAAGCGCTCGCCCATCGGCGTGCTGCTGGGCATCATGCCGTGGAACTACCCGTACTACCAGGTGGCCCGCTTCGCCGGCCCCAACCTGGTGGTGGGCAACACGATCCTGCTCAAGCATGCGCCGCAGTGCCCGGAATCGGCCGAGCTGCTGCAGCTGCTGTTCCTGGAGGCCGGGTTCCCGCAGGGTGCCTACGTCGACATCCGCGCCACCAACGAGCAGGTCGCCAACATCATCGCCGACCCGCGCGTGGCCGCGGTGTCGCTGACCGGTTCCGAGCGCGCGGGCGCCGCGGTCGCCGAGATCGCCGGCCGCAACCTCAAGAAGTGCGTTCTGGAACTCGGCGGATCCGATCCGTTCATCGTGCTGTCGACCGACGATCTCGACGCGACCGTGCAGGCCGCCGTCGACGGACGCATGGAGAACACCGGGCAGGCCTGCAACGCCGCCAAGCGGTTCATCGTCAACGAGAGCATCTACGACGACTTCCTCGCGAAGTTCACCGAAAAGCTGCTCGCGGCCGGCGAGGGCATCGCGCCGCTGTCCTCGGAGCAGGCCGCGGTCCGGCTCGAAGACCAGGTCAAGTCGGCCGTCGAGGCAGGCGCCAAGCTGACCGCGGCCGGCGAGCGCAAGGGCGCGTTCTTCCCGCCCGCGGTGCTCACGGGCGTGACCGAGGACAACCCCGTCTACCGCCAGGAGCTGTTCGGCCCCGTGGCGGTGGTGTACAAGGCCGGCTCCGAGGAGGAGGCCGTCCAGATCGCCAACGACACGCCGTTCGGCCTCGGCTCGTATGTGTTCACCACCGACTCCGAGCAGGCCGCCCGGGTGGCCGACAAGATCGAAGCCGGCATGGTGTTCGTGAACGCGGTCGGCGCCGAGGGTGCCGAACTGCCGTTCGGTGGCGTCAAGCGGTCCGGTTTCGGTCGTGAGCTCGGCCGGTACGGCATCGACGAGTTCGTCAACAAGAAGTTGATCCGCGTCGTCGACTAG
- the gltB gene encoding glutamate synthase large subunit, giving the protein MTPSSFGGSGRSSRDNRGLYNPAYEHDACGVAMVADMHGRRSRDIVDKAITALVNLEHRGAQGAEPNTGDGAGILIQVPDAFLRAVVDFDLPEPGSYATGMAFLPQSSRDAAAACESVEKIAEAEGLEVLGWREVPTDDSSLGALARDAMPTFRQLFLGGASGMELERRAYVVRKRAEHELGTKGPGQDGPGRETVYFPSLSGQTFVYKGMLTTPQLKQFYLDLQDERLESALGIVHSRFSTNTFPSWPLAHPFRRIAHNGEINTVTGNENWMRAREALIRTDVFGSDGLDKIVPVCTPGASDTARFDEVLELLHLGGRSLPHAVLMMIPEAWERHEDMDPARRAFYEYHASLMEPWDGPASVCFTDGTVIGAVLDRNGLRPSRIWVTDDGLVVMASEAGVLPLDPAKVVKKMRLQPGRMFLVDTAQGRIVDDEEVKAELAAAEPYQEWLEQGLFHLDELPPGDYVRMPHHRVVLRQQIFGYTYEELNLLVAPMARTGAEALGSMGTDTPIAVLSARPRMLFDYFQQLFAQVTNPPLDAIREEVVTSLQGTVGPEGDLLNPGPESCRQIVLPQPILRNADLSKLICVDPDHEIRGHKHGMRAAVIRCLYPVNRGGVGLKEALDNVRAKVSEAIREGARIIVLSDRESNETMAPIPSLLSVAAVHHHLVRERTRTKVGLVVEAGDAREVHHMATLVGFGAAAINPYMAFESIEDMVDRGVITGLTSDQAKANYVKAAGKGVLKVMSKMGISTLASYTGAQLFQAIGISQQVLDEYFTGLSCPVGGIDLEDIAADVAARHSLAFLDRPDERAHRELEVGGEYQWRREGEYHLFNPDTVFKLQHSTRTGQYSIFKEYTKLVDDQSERIASLRGLLKFREGHRPPVPIEEVEPASEIVKRFSTGAMSYGSISAEAHETLAIAMNRLGGRSNSGEGGEAVHRFNPDENGDWRRSAIKQVASGRFGVTSHYLANCTDIQIKMAQGAKPGEGGQLPGHKVYPWVAEVRHSTPGVGLISPPPHHDIYSIEDLAQLIHDLKNANPAARIHVKLVSENGVGTVAAGVSKAHADVVLISGHDGGTGASPLTSLKHAGAPWELGLAETQQTLLLNGLRDRIVVQVDGQLKTGRDVVIAALLGAEEFGFATAPLVVSGCIMMRVCHLDTCPVGVATQNPLLRQRFNGKPEFVENFFMFIAEEVRELMAQLGFRTVNEMVGQVGALDTTKAAEHWKAHKLDLTPVLHEPDSAFMNQDLYCSSRQDHGLDKALDQQLIVQSREALDSGTPVRFTAKITNVNRTVGTMLGHEVTKAHGGQGLPDGTIDITFEGSAGNSFGAFVPKGITLRVYGDANDYVGKGLSGGRIVVRPADEAPESFAAEDNIIAGNVVLFGATSGEAFLRGQVGERFAVRNSGAVAVVEGVGDHGCEYMTGGRVVILGPTGRNFAAGMSGGIAYVYDPRAALPKNLNPEMVEIEALEEADTEWLRGILASHVDATDSAVGQRILADWDNELKHFAKVMPRDYKRVLAAIAEAEAKGLTGSDIDDAIMAASNG; this is encoded by the coding sequence ATGACACCCAGCAGTTTCGGTGGGTCGGGACGCAGCAGCCGGGACAACCGGGGGCTGTACAACCCTGCGTATGAGCACGATGCCTGTGGTGTGGCGATGGTGGCCGACATGCACGGCCGTCGCAGCCGCGACATCGTGGACAAGGCCATCACGGCCCTGGTGAACCTGGAGCACCGCGGTGCCCAGGGTGCCGAGCCCAACACGGGCGACGGCGCGGGGATCCTGATCCAGGTTCCCGACGCCTTCCTGCGCGCGGTGGTCGACTTCGACCTGCCGGAGCCGGGCAGCTACGCGACGGGCATGGCGTTCCTGCCGCAGTCCTCGCGTGACGCCGCGGCGGCGTGCGAATCCGTCGAGAAGATCGCCGAGGCCGAGGGCCTGGAGGTGCTCGGCTGGCGTGAGGTCCCGACCGACGACTCGTCGCTGGGCGCGCTGGCCCGCGACGCCATGCCGACGTTCCGCCAGTTGTTCCTCGGCGGCGCATCCGGCATGGAGCTCGAGCGCCGCGCCTACGTGGTGCGCAAGCGTGCCGAGCACGAGCTGGGCACCAAGGGCCCGGGCCAGGACGGTCCCGGCCGCGAAACCGTCTATTTCCCAAGCCTTTCGGGTCAGACCTTCGTCTACAAGGGCATGCTGACCACGCCGCAGCTCAAGCAGTTCTACCTGGACCTGCAGGATGAGCGGCTCGAGAGCGCGCTGGGCATCGTCCACTCGCGGTTCTCCACCAACACGTTCCCGTCGTGGCCGCTGGCCCACCCGTTCCGGCGCATCGCGCACAACGGTGAGATCAACACGGTCACCGGCAACGAGAACTGGATGCGGGCGCGCGAGGCGCTCATCCGCACCGACGTCTTCGGCAGCGATGGTCTGGACAAGATCGTGCCGGTGTGCACGCCCGGGGCGTCCGACACCGCGCGCTTCGACGAGGTCCTCGAACTGCTGCACCTCGGCGGCCGCAGCTTGCCGCACGCCGTGCTGATGATGATCCCCGAGGCGTGGGAGCGCCACGAGGATATGGATCCCGCCCGCAGAGCCTTCTACGAGTACCACGCGTCGCTCATGGAGCCCTGGGACGGACCGGCCTCGGTCTGCTTCACCGACGGCACCGTGATCGGCGCCGTGCTGGACCGCAACGGGCTGCGCCCGTCACGCATCTGGGTCACCGACGACGGCCTCGTGGTGATGGCATCGGAGGCCGGCGTGCTGCCGCTCGACCCGGCCAAGGTGGTCAAGAAGATGCGCCTGCAGCCGGGCCGCATGTTCCTCGTCGACACCGCGCAGGGCCGCATCGTCGACGACGAAGAGGTCAAGGCCGAACTCGCCGCGGCAGAGCCCTACCAGGAATGGCTGGAGCAGGGTCTGTTCCACCTCGACGAACTGCCGCCGGGCGACTACGTCCGCATGCCGCACCACCGCGTGGTGCTGCGCCAGCAGATCTTCGGCTACACCTACGAAGAGCTCAACCTGCTGGTCGCCCCGATGGCCCGCACGGGCGCCGAGGCGCTGGGCTCGATGGGCACCGACACGCCCATCGCGGTGCTCTCGGCCCGCCCGCGGATGCTGTTCGACTACTTCCAGCAGCTGTTCGCCCAGGTGACCAACCCGCCGCTCGACGCGATCCGCGAAGAGGTCGTGACAAGCCTGCAGGGCACCGTCGGACCCGAGGGCGACCTGCTGAACCCCGGCCCCGAATCGTGCCGCCAGATCGTGCTGCCACAGCCGATCCTGCGCAACGCCGATCTGTCCAAGCTCATCTGCGTCGACCCCGACCACGAGATCCGCGGCCACAAGCACGGCATGCGCGCGGCGGTCATCCGCTGCCTCTACCCGGTCAACCGCGGTGGCGTCGGCCTCAAGGAAGCGCTGGACAACGTGCGCGCCAAGGTCTCCGAGGCCATCCGTGAAGGCGCCCGCATCATCGTGCTGTCCGACCGCGAGTCCAACGAGACGATGGCGCCGATCCCGTCGCTGCTGAGCGTCGCGGCCGTGCACCACCACCTGGTCCGCGAGCGCACCCGCACCAAGGTGGGTCTGGTGGTCGAGGCCGGTGACGCCCGCGAGGTGCACCACATGGCGACCCTGGTCGGCTTCGGCGCGGCCGCGATCAACCCCTACATGGCGTTCGAGTCCATCGAGGACATGGTCGACCGTGGCGTGATCACGGGGCTGACGAGCGACCAGGCCAAGGCCAACTACGTCAAGGCCGCGGGCAAGGGCGTGCTCAAGGTGATGTCCAAGATGGGCATCTCGACGCTCGCGTCCTACACCGGCGCGCAGCTGTTCCAGGCCATCGGCATCAGCCAGCAGGTGCTCGACGAGTACTTCACGGGCCTGAGCTGCCCGGTGGGCGGCATCGACCTCGAGGACATCGCCGCCGACGTCGCGGCGCGCCACTCGCTGGCCTTCCTGGACCGTCCCGACGAGCGCGCGCACCGCGAGCTCGAGGTCGGCGGCGAGTACCAGTGGCGTCGCGAGGGCGAGTACCACCTGTTCAACCCTGACACGGTGTTCAAGCTGCAGCACTCCACGCGCACCGGCCAGTACTCGATCTTCAAGGAGTACACCAAGCTGGTCGACGACCAGAGCGAGCGCATCGCGTCGCTGCGCGGCCTGCTGAAGTTCCGCGAGGGTCACCGGCCCCCGGTTCCGATCGAAGAGGTCGAGCCGGCCAGCGAGATCGTCAAGCGTTTCTCGACCGGTGCGATGAGCTACGGCTCCATCTCGGCCGAGGCGCACGAGACCCTCGCCATCGCGATGAACCGCCTCGGCGGACGGTCGAACTCGGGTGAGGGCGGCGAAGCCGTGCACCGGTTCAACCCCGACGAGAACGGCGACTGGCGCCGCAGCGCCATCAAGCAGGTGGCCTCGGGCCGCTTCGGTGTGACCAGCCACTACCTGGCCAACTGCACCGACATCCAGATCAAGATGGCCCAGGGCGCGAAACCCGGTGAGGGCGGCCAGCTTCCGGGGCACAAGGTGTACCCGTGGGTGGCCGAGGTGCGGCACTCCACGCCGGGTGTCGGCCTGATCTCGCCGCCGCCACACCACGACATCTACTCGATCGAGGATCTCGCACAGCTGATCCACGATCTGAAGAACGCCAACCCGGCCGCTCGCATCCACGTCAAGCTCGTGAGCGAGAACGGTGTCGGCACGGTCGCCGCGGGTGTCTCGAAGGCACACGCCGACGTGGTGCTGATCTCCGGCCACGACGGCGGCACGGGTGCCTCGCCGCTGACCTCGCTCAAGCACGCGGGCGCACCGTGGGAGCTGGGCCTGGCCGAGACGCAGCAGACCCTGCTGCTCAACGGTCTGCGCGATCGCATCGTCGTGCAGGTCGACGGTCAGCTCAAGACCGGCCGCGACGTCGTGATCGCCGCGCTGCTGGGTGCCGAGGAGTTCGGCTTCGCCACCGCACCGCTGGTGGTCTCGGGCTGCATCATGATGCGGGTGTGCCACCTGGACACCTGCCCGGTGGGCGTGGCCACCCAGAACCCGTTGCTGCGTCAGCGTTTCAACGGCAAGCCCGAGTTCGTCGAGAACTTCTTCATGTTCATCGCAGAAGAGGTCCGGGAACTCATGGCGCAGTTGGGCTTCCGCACGGTCAACGAGATGGTGGGCCAGGTCGGTGCGCTCGACACCACCAAGGCCGCCGAGCACTGGAAGGCCCACAAGCTCGACCTGACCCCGGTGCTGCACGAGCCCGACTCGGCGTTCATGAACCAGGACCTGTACTGCAGCTCGCGTCAGGACCACGGCCTGGACAAGGCGCTCGACCAGCAGCTGATCGTCCAGAGCCGCGAGGCGCTGGACTCCGGCACCCCGGTCCGGTTCACGGCCAAGATCACCAACGTGAACCGCACGGTCGGCACCATGCTGGGCCACGAGGTCACCAAGGCCCATGGCGGGCAAGGACTCCCGGACGGCACCATCGACATCACGTTCGAGGGTTCGGCGGGCAACAGCTTCGGCGCGTTCGTGCCCAAGGGCATCACCCTGCGTGTCTACGGCGACGCCAACGACTACGTCGGCAAGGGGCTTTCGGGCGGCCGCATCGTGGTACGCCCGGCCGACGAGGCCCCGGAAAGCTTCGCCGCCGAGGACAACATCATCGCGGGCAACGTGGTGCTGTTCGGCGCGACCAGCGGCGAGGCGTTCCTGCGCGGCCAGGTCGGTGAGCGGTTCGCTGTGCGCAACTCGGGCGCGGTGGCAGTCGTCGAGGGCGTCGGTGACCACGGCTGCGAGTACATGACCGGTGGCCGCGTCGTGATCCTCGGACCCACGGGCCGCAACTTCGCGGCAGGTATGTCCGGTGGCATCGCCTACGTGTACGACCCGCGTGCGGCGCTGCCGAAGAACCTGAACCCGGAGATGGTGGAGATCGAGGCTCTCGAAGAGGCCGACACCGAATGGCTGCGGGGCATCCTCGCATCCCATGTCGACGCCACCGATTCCGCGGTGGGGCAACGCATCCTGGCTGATTGGGACAACGAGTTGAAGCATTTCGCGAAGGTGATGCCGCGCGACTACAAGCGTGTGCTCGCGGCGATCGCCGAAGCCGAGGCCAAGGGCCTCACCGGTTCTGACATCGACGACGCGATCATGGCGGCGAGCAATGGCTGA
- a CDS encoding molybdopterin-binding oxidoreductase translates to MSPGSAVSHMVRLLVFTGVSMLALLAGTGAAAAEPQVSTDLSVTGDVGAPLTMTREALRALPNRTLDATFTTHDGPQHHTYTGALLSDAITAAHPAGGPNAEHPLLTVAVVATGADGYAATLAWGDIDPSVTPTPALVAWAQDGTDLDAPRLVLPGDLNGSRYVSELRELRVAQLA, encoded by the coding sequence ATGAGTCCAGGGAGTGCTGTCTCGCACATGGTCCGACTGCTCGTGTTCACGGGTGTTTCGATGCTGGCGCTGCTCGCCGGGACGGGCGCCGCGGCGGCCGAACCCCAGGTCTCCACGGATCTGTCCGTCACCGGGGATGTCGGCGCACCTTTGACGATGACGCGTGAGGCCCTGCGGGCCCTGCCGAACCGCACACTGGACGCGACGTTCACCACGCACGACGGCCCGCAGCACCACACCTACACCGGGGCGCTGCTCAGCGACGCGATCACGGCCGCGCACCCGGCGGGCGGCCCCAACGCCGAACATCCGCTGCTCACCGTCGCGGTGGTGGCCACGGGCGCCGACGGCTACGCCGCGACGCTGGCGTGGGGCGACATCGACCCGTCCGTGACGCCTACGCCCGCTCTGGTGGCGTGGGCGCAGGACGGCACCGACCTCGACGCACCACGACTCGTGCTGCCGGGCGACCTCAACGGTTCCCGCTATGTGAGCGAGCTTCGCGAGCTGCGGGTCGCGCAGCTCGCGTGA
- a CDS encoding LLM class F420-dependent oxidoreductase yields MRFAFKTSPQNTTWADMLAIWKAADNIDVFESGWTFDHFYPIFSDSAGPCLEGWTTLTALAQATERLRVGVLVTGIHYRHPAVLANMAAALDIISNGRLELGIGAGWNEEESGAYGIELGSIKERFDRFEEACEVLKGLLTQETTTFDGKFYQLKDARNEPKGPQQPHPPFCIGGSGEKRTLRITAKYADHWNFVGGTPEEFARKRDVLAAHCADLGRDPKEITLSAHVRLGEDRDYAKVIDEAAALGAEGLDLAIIYLPPPYDPAVLEPLAQAIRDSGQLTAA; encoded by the coding sequence GTGCGATTCGCTTTCAAGACATCACCGCAGAACACGACATGGGCCGACATGCTGGCCATCTGGAAGGCGGCCGACAACATCGACGTCTTCGAGTCGGGCTGGACGTTCGACCACTTCTACCCGATCTTCTCCGACTCCGCGGGCCCGTGCCTGGAGGGCTGGACGACGCTGACGGCGCTCGCGCAGGCCACCGAGCGGCTGCGCGTGGGCGTGCTGGTCACCGGCATCCACTACCGCCACCCGGCGGTGCTGGCCAACATGGCCGCGGCGCTCGACATCATCTCCAACGGGCGCCTCGAGCTCGGTATCGGCGCGGGCTGGAACGAAGAGGAATCCGGCGCCTACGGCATCGAACTCGGCTCGATCAAGGAGCGGTTCGACCGGTTCGAGGAGGCCTGTGAGGTGCTCAAGGGCCTGTTGACGCAGGAGACGACGACGTTCGACGGCAAGTTCTACCAGCTCAAGGACGCGCGTAACGAGCCCAAGGGGCCGCAGCAGCCGCACCCGCCGTTCTGCATCGGCGGCAGCGGCGAGAAGCGGACCCTGCGCATCACCGCGAAGTACGCCGACCACTGGAACTTCGTCGGCGGCACCCCCGAGGAGTTCGCGCGCAAGCGCGACGTGCTCGCGGCGCACTGTGCCGATCTGGGGCGCGACCCCAAGGAGATCACCCTGTCGGCGCACGTGCGTCTCGGCGAGGACCGCGACTACGCCAAGGTGATCGACGAGGCAGCCGCGCTGGGTGCCGAAGGTCTGGACCTCGCAATCATCTACCTGCCGCCGCCCTACGATCCGGCCGTGCTCGAGCCGCTCGCCCAGGCGATCAGGGATTCGGGTCAGCTGACGGCTGCCTGA
- a CDS encoding glutamate synthase subunit beta: protein MADPRGFLKHTTRELPKRRPVDLRLKDWKEVYEDFDHAPLQTQASRCMDCGIPFCHNGCPLGNLIPEWNDLVYRDRWRDAIERLHATNNFPEFTGRLCPAPCEAACVLGINQDPVTIKQVEVEIIDHAFDQGWVVPKMPDVQTGKKVAVVGSGPAGLAAAQQLTRAGHTVTVFERADRIGGLLRYGIPEFKMEKRHIDRRLEQMAAEGTQFRPNVNVGVDITVAQLRLNYDAVVLAGGATAWRDLPIPGRELDGIHQAMEFLPWANRVQLGDPVTDENGQPPITAKDKHVIIIGGGDTGADCLGTSHRQGAASIHQFEIMPRPPETRADSTPWPTYPLMFRVSSAHEEGGERVFSVNTEEFIGENGHVTALRAHEVKMNAGKFEKVEGTDFELKADLVLLAMGFVGPEKEGLLDKLGVELTDRGNVKRDDNFQTSVPGVFVAGDMGRGQSLIVWAIAEGRAAAAGVDRYLMGRSALPAPIKPTAAPQR, encoded by the coding sequence ATGGCTGATCCCCGCGGTTTCCTCAAGCACACCACGCGCGAACTCCCCAAGCGCAGGCCCGTGGACCTGCGTCTGAAGGACTGGAAAGAGGTCTACGAGGACTTCGACCACGCTCCGCTGCAGACCCAGGCCTCACGGTGCATGGACTGCGGTATCCCGTTCTGCCACAACGGATGCCCGCTGGGGAACCTCATCCCGGAGTGGAACGACCTGGTGTACCGGGACCGGTGGCGCGACGCCATCGAGCGCCTGCACGCCACCAACAACTTCCCGGAGTTCACCGGGCGGTTGTGCCCGGCCCCGTGTGAGGCCGCGTGCGTGCTGGGCATCAACCAGGACCCGGTGACCATCAAGCAGGTCGAGGTCGAGATCATCGACCACGCCTTCGACCAGGGCTGGGTGGTGCCGAAGATGCCCGACGTCCAGACCGGCAAGAAGGTCGCGGTCGTCGGCTCAGGACCGGCCGGACTGGCTGCCGCGCAACAGCTCACGCGTGCCGGCCACACCGTGACGGTGTTCGAGCGTGCCGACCGCATCGGCGGCCTGCTGCGCTACGGCATCCCAGAGTTCAAGATGGAGAAGCGCCACATCGACCGTCGTCTGGAGCAGATGGCGGCCGAGGGCACGCAGTTCCGTCCGAACGTCAACGTCGGCGTCGACATCACCGTGGCCCAGCTGCGGCTGAACTACGACGCCGTGGTGCTCGCGGGTGGTGCCACCGCATGGCGTGACCTGCCGATCCCGGGCCGCGAACTCGACGGCATCCACCAGGCCATGGAGTTCCTGCCGTGGGCCAACCGCGTGCAGCTCGGCGATCCGGTGACCGACGAGAACGGTCAGCCGCCCATCACCGCCAAGGACAAGCACGTCATCATCATCGGCGGCGGCGACACCGGCGCCGACTGCCTGGGCACGTCGCATCGCCAGGGTGCGGCGAGCATTCACCAGTTCGAGATCATGCCGCGCCCGCCGGAGACCCGCGCCGACTCGACCCCGTGGCCGACCTACCCGCTGATGTTCCGGGTGTCCTCGGCACACGAAGAGGGCGGCGAGCGCGTGTTCTCGGTCAACACCGAGGAGTTCATCGGCGAGAACGGCCACGTCACCGCGCTGCGCGCGCACGAGGTGAAGATGAACGCCGGCAAGTTCGAGAAGGTCGAAGGGACCGACTTCGAGCTCAAGGCCGACCTGGTGCTGCTCGCGATGGGCTTCGTCGGCCCCGAGAAGGAAGGCCTGCTCGACAAGCTCGGCGTCGAGCTGACCGACCGCGGAAACGTCAAGCGCGACGACAACTTCCAGACCTCGGTGCCCGGGGTGTTCGTGGCAGGCGACATGGGCCGTGGCCAGTCGCTGATCGTGTGGGCGATCGCCGAGGGCCGGGCCGCCGCCGCGGGTGTGGATCGTTACCTGATGGGTCGCTCGGCGCTGCCCGCGCCGATCAAGCCCACCGCCGCGCCGCAGCGCTGA
- a CDS encoding SulP family inorganic anion transporter: MTVLANLARLLPHKNDYADLPHTWRQDVLAGITVGVVALPLALAFGISSGVGAAAGLITAVVAGLVAAVFGGSHVQVSGPTGAMAVVLAPIVAEHGLGSIALVTVLAGLLVLAAGVTGLGRAVTFIPWPVIEGFTLGIAAIIFLQQVPAALAQQAPAGERTLLAAFTVARNADWGEAAKTLAVVGVVAVLMTVLPRVHSGIPASLTAVIVATVLVVALDIPVAAIGELPSHLPAPVLPHVDVNTLRTMFSAALAIAALAAIESLLSARVAATMSPTGPYDPDRELVGQGLASVASGAFGGMPATGAIARTAVNVRSGAATRLSAIVHSLVLLAVVYLATGPVAAIPLSALAGVLMVTSFRMISATTIRKIVRSTRSDALIFVLTAVITVCFDLIEAVEIGILVAAFFALRSVARRSSVVREELPGPRRPGDDQIALLRLDGAMFFGAAERISNAITDAEHPHVSVVIIRMSQLGMLDATGAHTLAEITTELESRGITVIIKGVRPEHMDLLANVGVFESLRHENHLLDSLDDAVAHARTHVARQPH; encoded by the coding sequence ATGACCGTGCTCGCCAACCTCGCCCGCCTACTGCCCCACAAGAACGACTACGCCGACCTGCCGCACACCTGGCGCCAGGACGTCCTCGCCGGGATCACCGTCGGGGTCGTCGCGCTGCCACTCGCGCTGGCCTTCGGCATCTCGTCTGGCGTCGGGGCCGCGGCGGGCCTGATCACGGCCGTGGTGGCCGGCCTGGTGGCCGCGGTGTTCGGCGGATCGCACGTCCAGGTGTCCGGGCCGACAGGCGCGATGGCCGTGGTGCTCGCGCCCATAGTCGCCGAGCACGGCCTGGGCAGCATCGCGCTGGTGACGGTGCTGGCGGGCCTGTTGGTGCTCGCGGCCGGGGTCACCGGACTGGGCCGCGCGGTGACGTTCATCCCGTGGCCCGTGATCGAGGGTTTCACGCTCGGCATCGCGGCCATCATCTTCCTGCAGCAGGTGCCCGCCGCGCTGGCACAGCAGGCCCCCGCGGGCGAGCGCACGCTGCTCGCCGCGTTCACGGTGGCGCGAAACGCCGACTGGGGCGAGGCCGCGAAAACCCTTGCCGTGGTTGGGGTTGTCGCGGTGCTGATGACCGTCCTGCCCAGGGTGCACAGCGGAATCCCCGCATCGCTGACCGCTGTGATCGTCGCAACCGTACTCGTCGTGGCGCTGGATATCCCGGTCGCGGCAATCGGCGAGCTGCCGTCGCACCTGCCCGCTCCCGTGCTGCCGCACGTTGATGTGAACACGCTGCGCACGATGTTCAGCGCGGCGTTGGCCATCGCCGCACTCGCGGCCATCGAATCGCTGCTGTCGGCACGCGTGGCCGCGACGATGTCGCCGACGGGCCCCTACGACCCGGACCGCGAACTCGTCGGGCAGGGCCTGGCGTCGGTGGCCTCCGGCGCTTTCGGCGGTATGCCCGCCACGGGCGCGATCGCGCGCACGGCCGTCAACGTGCGCTCCGGTGCGGCGACGCGACTTTCGGCCATCGTGCACTCACTCGTCCTGCTGGCGGTGGTCTACCTGGCCACGGGCCCGGTGGCGGCGATTCCGCTGTCCGCGCTGGCCGGCGTGCTGATGGTGACGTCGTTCCGGATGATCTCGGCGACGACGATCCGCAAGATCGTCCGCTCCACCCGGTCGGACGCGTTGATCTTCGTGCTGACGGCGGTGATCACGGTGTGCTTCGACCTGATCGAGGCCGTCGAGATCGGCATCCTGGTGGCGGCGTTCTTCGCGCTGCGCTCGGTGGCCCGCCGCAGCAGTGTGGTGCGTGAGGAGCTTCCCGGGCCACGCCGGCCCGGCGACGATCAGATCGCGCTGCTGCGCCTTGACGGCGCGATGTTCTTCGGTGCGGCCGAGCGCATCTCGAACGCGATCACCGACGCCGAGCATCCCCATGTATCCGTTGTCATCATCCGGATGTCACAACTGGGGATGCTCGACGCCACCGGTGCGCACACGCTGGCCGAGATCACCACCGAACTCGAGTCGCGCGGAATCACCGTGATCATCAAGGGCGTCCGGCCCGAGCACATGGACCTGTTGGCGAATGTCGGTGTGTTCGAGTCACTTCGGCACGAGAACCATCTGCTCGATTCACTCGACGACGCCGTCGCACATGCCCGGACCCACGTGGCCCGGCAGCCGCACTAG